DNA from bacterium:
GTGGAGCGACTGATGCAAAACCTAGGCATCTGCGGGGCAGTACGAGGCCGGAAGCCCAAGACGACGATCCCCGACGAGGCGGCGGCTCGCCCGGCCGACCTGGTCGAACGCGACTTCACCGCCTATCAGCCCAACCAATTGTGGGTGGCGGACCTGACCTACGTGGCGACCTGGCGCGGGTTCGTGTACGTCGCGTTCGTCATCGGCGTGTTCTCGCGGATGATCGTGAGCTGGCGTGTGTCGAGCCCTCGGTAGGCAGCGTCGGCGACTCGTACGACAACGCGATGGCGGAGACGATCATCGGGCTGTACAAGACCGAAGTGATCCACCGGCTCGGTCCTTGACACAATGTCGATCACGTCGAG
Protein-coding regions in this window:
- a CDS encoding DDE-type integrase/transposase/recombinase; the encoded protein is MQNLGICGAVRGRKPKTTIPDEAAARPADLVERDFTAYQPNQLWVADLTYVATWRGFVYVAFVIGVFSRMIVSWRVSSPR